A window of the Microtus pennsylvanicus isolate mMicPen1 chromosome 4, mMicPen1.hap1, whole genome shotgun sequence genome harbors these coding sequences:
- the Atg12 gene encoding ubiquitin-like protein ATG12 isoform X2: MAEDPEALLQLPPSAAAAGGESLSELSPETATPEPPSSATVSPGTEEPPGDTKKKIYLCEPILCPFPRPRSWNSI; this comes from the exons ATGGCGGAAGATCCCGAGGCTCTGCTGCAGCTCCCTCCTTCAGCGGCTGCAGCCGGCGGCGAGAGCCTTTCGGAGCTCTCCCCGGAAACTGCCACCCCAGAGCCCCCGTCTTCGGCCACAGTCTCCCCGGGGACGGAGGAGCCTCCCGGTGACaccaagaaaaaaa tttATTTATGTGAACCAATCCTTTGCCCCTTCCCCAGACCAAGAAGTTGGAACTCTATATGA
- the Atg12 gene encoding ubiquitin-like protein ATG12 isoform X1 → MAEDPEALLQLPPSAAAAGGESLSELSPETATPEPPSSATVSPGTEEPPGDTKKKIDILLKAVGDTPIMKTKKWAVERTRTIQGLIDFIKKFLKLVASEQLFIYVNQSFAPSPDQEVGTLYECFGSDGKLVLHYCKSQAWG, encoded by the exons ATGGCGGAAGATCCCGAGGCTCTGCTGCAGCTCCCTCCTTCAGCGGCTGCAGCCGGCGGCGAGAGCCTTTCGGAGCTCTCCCCGGAAACTGCCACCCCAGAGCCCCCGTCTTCGGCCACAGTCTCCCCGGGGACGGAGGAGCCTCCCGGTGACaccaagaaaaaaa TTGACATCCTGCTGAAGGCTGTAGGAGATACCCctataatgaaaacaaagaaatgggCTGTGGAGCGAACCCGAACCATCCAAGGACTCATTGACTTCATCAAAAAGTTCCTTAAACTCGTGGCCTCGGAACAGTTG tttATTTATGTGAACCAATCCTTTGCCCCTTCCCCAGACCAAGAAGTTGGAACTCTATATGAG tgtTTTGGCAGTGATGGTAAACTGGTCCTACATTACTGCAAATCACAGGCGTGGGGATGA